A section of the Bacteroidota bacterium genome encodes:
- a CDS encoding sodium/solute symporter (Members of the Solute:Sodium Symporter (SSS), TC 2.A.21 as described in tcdb.org, catalyze solute:Na+ symport. Known solutes for members of the family include sugars, amino acids, nucleosides, inositols, vitamins, urea or anions, depending on the system.) produces the protein MENFQSLLGQPHLTSIIIFFIFIAITLYITYWAAKKTKTTSEFYAADRSISGFKNGLALAGDYMSAASFLGIAGMVALKGYDGLIYSIGFLVGWPLVMFLVAEPLRNLGKFTFVDVVAFRLKQRPVRIAASIGSLTTIVFYLIAQMVGAGALVQILFGLPYEFAVIIVGFIMIAYVLFGGMLATTWVQIIKAILLIAGATFLVVLTLAKFGFNPIELFKQATVKYGDAVLSPGGFITNPWDAISLGLALILGTAGLPHILMRFFTVPDAKQARKSVFVATGLIGYFYILTFIIGFGAMVLVGQDVVSYFDKGGNMAALLLSEAVGGEIFYGFISAVAFATILAVVAGLTLSGASTLSHDLYVNVIKKGKTDSAGEVKVARIATVVLGLTAILVGLIFKGQNVAFTVGLAFSIAASANFPSLILSIMWKPFNTKGAVASIVTGASMAFILIFLSPTVWVDILKNEAAIFPLKNPALFSMPAAFLIGIIVSLFTKEPEALQKFEDEKLRTYLGVGAE, from the coding sequence TTGGAAAATTTTCAAAGTTTATTGGGACAACCTCATCTTACCTCGATAATAATATTTTTTATATTCATTGCGATAACATTATATATAACTTATTGGGCAGCAAAAAAAACTAAAACTACATCTGAATTTTATGCAGCCGATAGAAGTATTTCGGGTTTTAAAAATGGTTTAGCTTTAGCAGGCGATTATATGAGCGCCGCCTCATTCCTTGGTATTGCTGGAATGGTTGCTCTAAAAGGTTACGACGGGCTAATTTATTCAATCGGGTTTTTAGTCGGTTGGCCACTCGTAATGTTTTTGGTAGCTGAACCGCTTCGAAATTTAGGAAAATTCACATTCGTTGATGTAGTTGCTTTCAGATTAAAACAAAGACCTGTACGAATAGCTGCTTCAATCGGTTCACTAACAACTATAGTTTTTTATCTCATCGCTCAAATGGTTGGTGCCGGTGCGTTGGTGCAAATTTTATTCGGACTTCCATACGAATTTGCAGTTATTATAGTTGGTTTTATAATGATAGCTTATGTTTTATTCGGTGGGATGTTGGCTACAACCTGGGTTCAGATTATCAAAGCAATTCTATTAATTGCGGGTGCAACATTTTTAGTAGTCCTGACATTAGCAAAATTTGGATTTAATCCGATTGAATTGTTTAAACAAGCTACTGTAAAATATGGCGACGCAGTTCTCTCGCCGGGTGGTTTTATTACAAATCCATGGGATGCCATTTCGTTGGGATTAGCTTTAATATTAGGAACAGCCGGCTTACCTCATATCTTGATGCGTTTCTTTACTGTTCCCGATGCCAAACAGGCGCGGAAATCTGTCTTCGTGGCTACCGGTTTGATTGGTTACTTTTATATTCTAACTTTTATAATTGGTTTCGGAGCTATGGTTTTAGTCGGACAAGATGTTGTTAGCTATTTTGATAAAGGTGGAAACATGGCAGCTCTTCTGCTTTCAGAAGCAGTGGGGGGTGAAATATTCTACGGATTTATTTCGGCTGTGGCTTTTGCCACAATACTGGCTGTTGTTGCCGGACTTACACTATCGGGGGCTTCAACACTCTCGCATGATCTTTATGTAAATGTAATTAAAAAAGGAAAAACTGATTCAGCAGGTGAAGTAAAAGTTGCCCGCATCGCTACCGTTGTATTAGGTTTGACTGCAATATTAGTTGGGTTGATTTTTAAAGGTCAGAACGTTGCCTTTACTGTCGGGTTGGCATTTTCAATTGCGGCGAGCGCAAACTTTCCTTCCCTCATTCTCTCGATTATGTGGAAACCGTTCAACACAAAAGGAGCTGTAGCCAGCATCGTTACAGGTGCGAGCATGGCTTTCATATTGATTTTCTTGAGTCCTACTGTGTGGGTCGACATTTTGAAAAACGAGGCGGCAATATTTCCGTTAAAAAATCCGGCTCTATTCTCGATGCCTGCCGCTTTCTTAATCGGAATAATAGTTTCGCTCTTTACGAAGGAACCCGAAGCTTTACAAAAATTCGAAGACGAAAAATTAAGAACTTATCTTGGCGTAGGAGCCGAATAA
- a CDS encoding DUF485 domain-containing protein: protein MSITQKDVSKILHSKEFHQLVKKRRSVSILFTVLMLSAYFGFILLIAFNKPFISTQIGEHITLGLPLGIGLIVFAWVLTGLYIFWANNKYDKSVRDIKNQLTK from the coding sequence ATGAGTATCACTCAAAAAGATGTTTCAAAAATTCTTCATTCTAAAGAATTCCATCAATTAGTTAAAAAGAGAAGAAGCGTTTCAATTTTATTTACAGTTCTGATGTTAAGTGCTTATTTTGGATTTATTCTGTTAATTGCCTTTAATAAACCTTTTATCAGCACTCAAATAGGTGAACATATAACGTTAGGTTTACCTTTGGGAATAGGTTTGATTGTGTTTGCCTGGGTACTTACCGGACTATATATATTTTGGGCAAATAATAAATATGATAAAAGTGTCCGCGATATAAAAAATCAACTTACAAAATAA
- the surE gene encoding 5'/3'-nucleotidase SurE, with the protein MPKNKAKILVSNDDGIDAPGIYALVNELKKIGNIIVAAPDKQQSAVGHAITMNYPLRAQKFYKNGKYFGYAIDGTPADAVKLAVSALLKEKPDLLVSGINHGANTAISIIYSGTVSAATEGTILGIPSIAVSLATYGKPDFKYAAKVARKVAGMVLKKGLPSGTLLNVNVPPIPEKEIRGIRVTRQSNAKWHDWFEGRRDPTNKEYFWLTGRLVDKEKQSDTDLYAVENKFVSITPIHYDLTDYKMLDQMLKWKI; encoded by the coding sequence ATGCCCAAAAACAAAGCAAAAATTTTAGTATCCAACGACGACGGCATTGATGCACCCGGTATTTATGCTTTAGTAAATGAGTTAAAAAAAATCGGAAATATTATAGTAGCTGCGCCCGATAAACAACAAAGCGCTGTCGGACATGCGATAACCATGAACTATCCGCTAAGGGCACAAAAGTTTTATAAAAACGGAAAATATTTTGGCTACGCCATCGACGGCACCCCGGCTGATGCTGTTAAACTTGCCGTAAGCGCGTTACTGAAAGAAAAACCCGACTTGCTTGTTTCGGGAATTAACCATGGTGCAAACACAGCAATCAGTATTATTTATTCAGGAACAGTATCAGCGGCAACCGAAGGAACGATACTCGGTATTCCTTCGATAGCAGTATCGTTGGCAACTTATGGCAAGCCGGATTTTAAGTATGCGGCGAAGGTTGCACGTAAGGTTGCCGGTATGGTTTTAAAAAAAGGACTTCCATCAGGGACACTTTTAAATGTAAATGTTCCACCAATCCCGGAAAAGGAAATCAGAGGAATCAGAGTTACACGCCAGAGCAACGCCAAGTGGCACGATTGGTTTGAAGGCCGCCGCGACCCGACCAATAAGGAATATTTCTGGCTTACGGGCAGATTAGTTGATAAGGAAAAACAATCTGATACCGATCTTTATGCTGTCGAAAATAAATTTGTATCAATTACTCCTATCCATTACGATCTAACCGATTATAAGATGTTAGATCAGATGCTTAAGTGGAAAATATAA
- a CDS encoding AAA family ATPase, with product MLTRLRVKNFKRFDDVDIELGKNVVLIGPNNSGKSTALQALALWYIGVRKWNELRVGKSSPERRPGVTINRNDLISIPVPAANLLWRDLHVRDAEMIDGKQQTKNVRIDIIVSGITNSKSWECGLEFDYANPESFYCRALRLDDKKQPSRMTIPQSAPDIQIAFLPPMSGLAASEPKWEQGRINVLLGEGQTAQVLRNLCFQIFEKQKTENGWSELKAHILNLFGVILLEPQYIKERGEITMAYKESSGVQLDLSSSGRGLQQTLLLLAHLFANKGTVLLLDEPDAHLEILRQRQIYQLLTSVADRHNSQIIAASHSEVVLNEAAGRDTVIAFIGKPHLIIDRGSQLLKALTDIGFDQYYQAELKGWILYVEGPSDLAILKELASILKHESVKYLDDVFVHYVATNLPQRARDHFNGLREAKQNLVGVAIFDRLDKKLQTGTPLFETMWMKNEIENYLCNEKILLSYARYGVDRDDLFGNAEAERRIQVMEESIAEISVAVQTLYSYNPWSSEIKASEQFLDPLFKLYFKKLQLPNIMNKSNYYELAKFADPKDITDEIKQKLDIIVEIAKKVNLV from the coding sequence ATGTTGACAAGACTAAGGGTAAAAAATTTTAAAAGATTTGATGATGTGGATATAGAATTAGGAAAAAATGTTGTGTTAATTGGTCCTAATAATTCCGGGAAATCAACTGCTTTACAGGCTCTTGCGTTATGGTATATCGGTGTTAGAAAATGGAATGAATTGCGAGTAGGCAAATCATCTCCAGAAAGAAGGCCGGGTGTAACAATTAATCGAAATGATTTAATATCTATACCAGTTCCGGCAGCGAATCTACTATGGAGAGATTTACACGTTAGAGATGCGGAAATGATTGACGGTAAGCAACAAACTAAAAATGTAAGAATTGATATTATTGTATCGGGAATAACAAATAGTAAATCATGGGAATGCGGTTTAGAGTTTGACTACGCAAATCCAGAGTCTTTTTATTGTAGGGCATTAAGGTTAGATGATAAAAAACAACCAAGCAGAATGACAATTCCTCAATCCGCTCCCGATATACAGATAGCTTTTCTTCCTCCCATGTCAGGTTTGGCAGCTAGTGAACCCAAATGGGAGCAAGGGAGAATTAATGTCCTATTAGGCGAAGGGCAGACCGCGCAGGTATTGCGTAATTTATGTTTCCAGATTTTCGAAAAACAAAAAACCGAAAACGGGTGGAGCGAACTAAAAGCTCACATTTTGAATTTGTTTGGAGTTATACTATTAGAACCTCAATATATAAAAGAGCGTGGTGAGATAACAATGGCTTATAAGGAATCTTCAGGAGTACAGCTAGATCTGTCAAGTTCTGGACGAGGATTACAACAGACTTTACTATTATTAGCTCATTTATTTGCTAATAAAGGAACAGTTTTGCTTCTAGATGAGCCGGATGCCCACTTAGAAATATTACGTCAACGACAGATATATCAGCTATTAACATCTGTGGCAGATAGGCATAACTCGCAAATAATTGCTGCAAGTCATTCTGAAGTAGTTTTGAATGAAGCGGCTGGGCGCGATACTGTAATCGCATTTATTGGGAAGCCCCATCTCATTATTGATCGCGGTAGTCAACTATTAAAAGCTTTGACAGATATCGGTTTTGATCAATATTATCAAGCTGAGTTAAAAGGATGGATTCTTTATGTCGAGGGGCCATCTGACTTGGCTATCCTAAAAGAATTAGCATCAATACTAAAACATGAATCAGTAAAATATTTAGACGATGTGTTTGTCCACTATGTAGCAACAAATTTGCCTCAAAGAGCTAGAGATCATTTCAATGGTTTGAGAGAAGCAAAGCAAAATTTAGTAGGAGTAGCAATCTTTGATAGACTCGATAAAAAATTACAGACAGGTACGCCCCTATTTGAAACAATGTGGATGAAAAATGAAATCGAAAATTACTTATGTAATGAAAAAATTCTATTATCTTATGCAAGATACGGTGTAGATCGAGATGACTTATTTGGTAATGCGGAAGCAGAACGGCGAATTCAGGTGATGGAAGAATCCATAGCCGAAATTTCTGTAGCTGTTCAAACCTTGTATTCTTATAATCCATGGTCGAGCGAAATAAAAGCTTCAGAACAATTCTTAGATCCATTATTTAAGTTATATTTTAAAAAACTTCAATTACCAAATATTATGAATAAATCCAATTATTATGAACTTGCAAAGTTTGCTGATCCAAAAGATATAACCGATGAAATTAAACAAAAATTGGATATAATTGTTGAAATCGCGAAGAAAGTAAATCTCGTTTAA
- the panB gene encoding 3-methyl-2-oxobutanoate hydroxymethyltransferase, producing the protein MIAEKIKRITTKVIVEMKARGEKITALTAYDYIIASMLDDSGIEVILVGDSLGNVFQGQETTLPVTVDEIIYHTKAVRKGVKHSLLVVDMPFLSYQISIEDAVRNCGRVLKETGAEAVKIEGGKPMIETVRRLVDIGIPVMGHLGLTPQSIHRFGSYDVRGRVKAEAESILRDAKELENAGVFSIVLEKIPSLLAKRVTQSVSIPTIGIGAGPHCDGQILVVYDMLGMFEDFQPRFVRKYAELAKTIKLSFRNYIKDIKGGNFPNKEESF; encoded by the coding sequence ATGATTGCCGAAAAAATAAAACGTATTACTACCAAAGTAATTGTCGAGATGAAAGCCCGCGGCGAGAAAATTACTGCACTTACAGCTTACGATTATATAATTGCAAGCATGCTTGATGATTCGGGTATCGAAGTAATACTTGTAGGCGATTCGCTCGGAAATGTTTTTCAGGGACAGGAAACCACACTTCCTGTTACTGTAGATGAAATTATTTATCACACTAAAGCAGTTCGTAAAGGTGTAAAGCATTCGCTGCTCGTAGTCGATATGCCCTTCCTTTCCTACCAAATCAGTATCGAGGATGCAGTTCGGAATTGCGGCAGAGTGTTAAAAGAGACTGGCGCCGAAGCAGTAAAGATTGAAGGGGGTAAACCGATGATTGAAACCGTTCGCCGCTTGGTTGATATTGGGATTCCGGTAATGGGGCATCTTGGGTTAACTCCTCAATCGATACACAGATTCGGAAGTTATGATGTTCGTGGGCGCGTGAAAGCAGAAGCTGAAAGTATTCTTCGCGATGCAAAAGAACTTGAAAATGCGGGTGTGTTTTCAATTGTACTTGAAAAAATTCCTTCATTACTTGCTAAGAGAGTAACACAATCGGTTTCAATTCCAACTATTGGTATCGGGGCTGGTCCGCATTGCGACGGACAAATACTCGTTGTGTACGATATGCTTGGAATGTTCGAGGATTTTCAACCTCGCTTCGTACGCAAGTATGCTGAGTTAGCAAAAACCATTAAATTGTCTTTTAGAAATTATATAAAAGATATTAAAGGTGGAAATTTCCCGAACAAAGAAGAAAGTTTTTAG
- a CDS encoding lipoate--protein ligase family protein, with translation MRWRFINTEFRRGKFNMEFDEFLASQLIEGTGVPSVRVYGWNPPAISLGYNQNINDIDLRKCEDEGIDVVRRPTGGRAILHWNELTYSVVMDVEDNSVAAVYEKISRALVTGINMLGVKVELEKSQPNFQNLYREAGSVPCFTSSARSEIQFKGKKLVGSAQRRYKQTNGKEVVLQHGSILLGPEHKWLIDFLAEKDLQILSKMKETLDAHTTDLKTIINREVSFDEAASLIKAGFEKEWEIKFAEIKYNKEQILI, from the coding sequence ATGAGGTGGCGGTTTATTAATACTGAATTCCGGCGTGGCAAGTTCAATATGGAGTTCGATGAATTTTTAGCGTCGCAGTTGATAGAAGGGACGGGGGTTCCGAGTGTTCGGGTTTACGGTTGGAATCCACCCGCAATTTCTCTCGGTTATAATCAAAACATTAATGATATTGATTTGAGGAAATGTGAGGACGAAGGGATAGATGTGGTTCGCCGTCCGACTGGCGGTCGTGCAATTCTTCACTGGAACGAATTGACTTACAGCGTAGTAATGGATGTTGAGGATAATTCGGTTGCGGCTGTGTACGAAAAAATCAGCCGGGCGCTTGTAACTGGAATTAATATGTTAGGGGTAAAAGTTGAACTCGAAAAATCGCAACCCAATTTTCAAAACCTATATCGTGAAGCCGGCTCGGTTCCTTGTTTTACAAGTTCTGCCCGCTCCGAAATTCAATTTAAAGGAAAAAAATTAGTCGGTAGCGCTCAGCGACGTTATAAACAAACGAACGGAAAAGAAGTCGTTCTTCAACATGGCTCAATTTTGTTGGGGCCTGAACACAAATGGCTCATCGATTTTTTAGCCGAGAAAGATCTACAAATACTTTCTAAAATGAAGGAAACATTAGATGCTCATACGACCGATCTGAAAACGATAATAAACAGGGAAGTATCGTTCGACGAGGCGGCTTCATTAATTAAGGCGGGTTTCGAAAAAGAATGGGAAATCAAGTTTGCTGAAATAAAATATAACAAAGAACAAATTCTTATTTGA
- the lpxA gene encoding acyl-ACP--UDP-N-acetylglucosamine O-acyltransferase, translating to MAVQIDKLASVNPEAVIGDGVSIGPFTVIEKNVIIGEGTQIGSNALLANGTRVGKYCKISHGAVLGTAPQDLKFGSEETTLEVGDNTTIREYATLNRGTKAHMRTVVGSNCFLMAYIHIAHDCIIGNNVILANAVNMAGHVEIEDNVTIGGLTAIHQFVRIGRNAMVGGGLRASKDIPPYILAGNDPMSFEGTNIIGLKRKNFSPEAIAKIENAYHILYSTGLNVSQAVQKIKSELQTTDEVNNLIEFIQKSKRGIIGRRK from the coding sequence ATGGCAGTTCAAATTGATAAATTGGCATCAGTCAATCCTGAAGCAGTAATCGGCGATGGTGTGTCAATCGGACCTTTTACCGTAATCGAGAAAAATGTAATAATCGGTGAAGGAACGCAGATTGGGTCGAATGCTTTATTGGCAAACGGAACGAGAGTCGGAAAATACTGTAAAATTTCGCACGGAGCGGTTCTTGGCACTGCACCGCAAGATTTAAAATTCGGTAGCGAGGAAACTACACTCGAAGTCGGCGATAACACTACAATCCGTGAATACGCAACTCTGAATCGCGGAACAAAAGCACACATGCGAACTGTAGTAGGAAGCAATTGCTTCTTAATGGCTTACATTCACATTGCTCACGATTGCATTATCGGAAACAATGTAATACTTGCTAATGCAGTAAATATGGCTGGGCACGTGGAAATTGAAGATAACGTTACGATAGGTGGATTAACAGCGATTCATCAGTTTGTTCGCATCGGAAGAAATGCGATGGTTGGTGGCGGGCTGCGTGCATCGAAAGACATTCCGCCCTACATTCTTGCTGGCAACGACCCGATGTCGTTTGAAGGTACTAACATTATCGGATTGAAGCGAAAAAACTTTTCTCCTGAAGCTATCGCAAAAATCGAAAACGCATATCATATTCTTTATTCAACAGGTTTAAATGTTTCGCAAGCTGTTCAGAAAATTAAATCAGAATTACAAACAACGGATGAGGTGAACAACTTGATTGAATTTATACAAAAAAGTAAACGCGGTATTATTGGAAGACGAAAATGA
- a CDS encoding bifunctional UDP-3-O-[3-hydroxymyristoyl] N-acetylglucosamine deacetylase/3-hydroxyacyl-ACP dehydratase, whose amino-acid sequence MIAHQRTINKSISLTGSGLHTGVETTLTFRPAPENYGIKFKRVDLGGNPEIPALVDLVVDVSRGTTLSLGDAKVHTIEHILAAIVGLQIDNIIIEINNIEPPICDGSSRPFVDALLEAGLHTQNAMKDYLIIDQTIHYRDEKNGVDIVALPTDDYRVTVMIDYQNPALGSQHTGLFNLEKEFIEEFSSARTFCFLHEVEALHSHGLIKGGNLDNAIVIVDNEMPNDEVKRVAQKLGIERSIFLGKTGALNNKMLRYKNEPARHKLLDVMGDLALIGAPFKAQILAARPGHASNVEFAKLVRKMYLQKKLVKKFQHEKKEGVVFDINAIKKILPHRYPFLLIDKIVDFKLDEKIVGIKNVTVNEPFFEGHFPGQPVMPGVLIVEAMAQTGGILLLNGVENPGDKLVYFMSINNVKFRKPVLPGDQLVLEMKLISKRSKMAFMSGEAYVDGTLVAEAEMSAAIVDKIDTAIDASQKKYDKPKEQYKVN is encoded by the coding sequence ATGATAGCTCATCAACGGACGATAAATAAAAGTATATCACTCACAGGTTCCGGTTTACACACCGGAGTTGAAACCACACTTACTTTCAGACCCGCCCCCGAAAACTACGGCATCAAATTCAAGCGTGTAGATTTAGGAGGCAATCCCGAAATTCCAGCGTTAGTCGATTTAGTAGTTGATGTTTCACGCGGAACAACACTCTCGCTTGGCGATGCTAAAGTTCACACAATTGAACATATACTTGCGGCAATAGTTGGACTTCAAATAGATAACATCATCATAGAAATAAATAACATCGAACCACCGATCTGCGATGGAAGTTCACGACCTTTTGTAGATGCGCTATTGGAAGCCGGACTCCATACACAAAACGCAATGAAAGATTATCTTATAATCGATCAAACGATACATTACCGTGATGAAAAAAATGGGGTCGATATTGTTGCACTGCCAACCGATGATTATCGCGTTACAGTAATGATTGATTATCAAAATCCAGCATTAGGAAGTCAGCACACAGGTTTGTTTAATCTCGAAAAAGAATTCATCGAAGAATTTTCGTCGGCACGAACATTTTGTTTTTTGCACGAAGTAGAGGCACTTCATTCGCACGGGCTGATAAAAGGGGGAAATCTCGATAACGCTATAGTAATTGTAGATAACGAAATGCCGAATGATGAAGTAAAACGGGTTGCACAAAAACTTGGAATCGAAAGGTCAATATTTTTAGGAAAAACCGGTGCGTTGAATAATAAAATGTTGCGTTACAAGAACGAGCCGGCACGGCACAAACTTTTAGACGTTATGGGCGATTTGGCTTTAATAGGAGCACCTTTCAAAGCACAAATTCTTGCTGCACGTCCCGGACATGCCAGCAACGTTGAATTTGCAAAACTTGTGCGCAAAATGTATCTGCAAAAGAAACTTGTAAAAAAATTTCAACACGAGAAAAAAGAAGGTGTTGTCTTCGATATTAACGCGATCAAAAAAATTCTCCCACACCGATATCCGTTCTTGTTGATTGATAAAATTGTAGATTTTAAGTTGGACGAAAAAATAGTTGGAATTAAGAACGTTACAGTGAATGAGCCGTTTTTCGAAGGACACTTTCCAGGTCAACCTGTGATGCCCGGTGTGTTAATTGTTGAAGCGATGGCTCAAACTGGTGGTATCCTGCTGCTGAATGGTGTCGAAAATCCGGGCGATAAACTCGTCTATTTTATGTCGATTAATAATGTTAAGTTCCGGAAACCTGTATTGCCCGGCGATCAATTAGTGTTAGAAATGAAATTAATTAGCAAACGCAGCAAGATGGCTTTTATGTCAGGTGAAGCTTATGTTGACGGAACTTTGGTTGCCGAGGCTGAAATGTCGGCTGCAATAGTTGATAAAATCGATACCGCAATAGATGCTTCTCAAAAAAAATATGATAAACCCAAAGAACAATATAAAGTAAATTAA